Sequence from the Bacteroidota bacterium genome:
GATTTGGAGTGAAGCAACGATGAATGAAATAGAAATTGTTTCAGATAATTTTCCCGGCGGAATTTATTTGTTGCAAGTAAAAAGTAAAGACGGCAAAATTATCTGCAGTAAAAAAATGGTCAAACAATGATCGTGTTACGCTAAAAGCAACGGAGGAACCGGGCAATATTGTTTTCAACGAGATCAACGATGCGGAAACCGAAAAAGGAAATTACCAGCTTCCGTTCAACGGAGAAAATCTTTCCAACGGAATTTATTTCTGCATCCTGGAAGTGAATGGTAAAATTTCGACAACACAGAAAATAGTGCTGATGAAATAAAAATAAAAAAAAAATTATCCTGATAGCTATCGGGACAAAACCCGAAACTCCAATCTTATCTCACCAGTGTCAGGAATCCGTGCTGATCATATTTCACTCCGTCTATTCCCGTTGCAAAAATGAGGTAGTAGTACGTTCCGTCAGATGCAGCTTTCCCATTCGTTTTTCCGTCCCATCCTTTTGTCACATCATTTCCCGAATACATTTTTATTCCCCAGCGATCATAAATTTCAATGGAATAGTAAGTGATATTTTTTTCATTCATTAAAAAAAGATCATTCACACCATCACCATTCGGAGTGAAAACATTCGGAACAGTGAATGCACTCGCATCAGCAGGCGGCGGTGGCGGCGGTGGCGGTGGAGGAGGTGGTGGTGCTGTAACACAACAGTTGGCTGCTACGGTGTCCGGCGTGTATTCCCAGAGATCATTTTCATAAGATCCTGATTCATTTTGCCCGTACGCGAGGTATCCTTTGCAATTAATATTCACTGCTGTGAGTTCATCGCGATTCACACCACCTATCGAAGGCCCTTGTGTCCACGAATTGGAAGCCACATCATAAATCCAGATATCATTTGCATAAGTTCCTGAAGATTGTGATTCGCCTGCAACAAGATATCCTTTGCAACCAATTGCAAATCCTGCGGCATCCACGCGTCCGTCCGGAATATTTGCGAGCTGCGTCCACGTATCAGTTGCCTGGTTCCATTCCCAGAGATCACTCAACCATCCGGCACTTCCATCATAACCGGAAACAACATAACCTTTATTACTGATAGAAAATCCAACTGCTTCTGATCTGGCAGGGCCGGCAAGCGGAGTTTTTTGCGTCCATGAATTTGTTACCTGATCATATTCCCAGAGATCATTCATCACCGCACTGAATCCCGCACCCAATCCTGTACACACGTATCCGCGTGTGCCGATGCTCCAGTCGACAGCACTTGCGCGCGGTGTTCCGGGAAATGCAGCGATCGCCGTCCAGAGATTAGTTGAAGGATCGTAAGAATAAAAATCGGATAGCGGATTGTTGGTATTATCGTATCCTAATCCAACATAACCGAGATTGCCAATAGAAAATCCGCTTGGTATCCATCTTCCCGGGCCCGGACAATTTGCTTTTTGAGTCCACACATCAGTGGAAGGATCGTATTCCCACGCATCGCTTACCGCATTTCCGAAACCAGAACTCGCACCGCAACAGAAATATCCTTTCGTGCCGATGCTGAATGAAGTAGGATAATCTTTCCCCGGCCCCGGAAAATTCGCTTTCTGAATCCAGGTGTTCTGAGAAAAAATTACGGGAGAAATAAAAAGGAAAAACAGAAAAAAATATTTCTTCAT
This genomic interval carries:
- a CDS encoding gliding motility-associated C-terminal domain-containing protein translates to MKKYFFLFFLFISPVIFSQNTWIQKANFPGPGKDYPTSFSIGTKGYFCCGASSGFGNAVSDAWEYDPSTDVWTQKANCPGPGRWIPSGFSIGNLGYVGLGYDNTNNPLSDFYSYDPSTNLWTAIAAFPGTPRASAVDWSIGTRGYVCTGLGAGFSAVMNDLWEYDQVTNSWTQKTPLAGPARSEAVGFSISNKGYVVSGYDGSAGWLSDLWEWNQATDTWTQLANIPDGRVDAAGFAIGCKGYLVAGESQSSGTYANDIWIYDVASNSWTQGPSIGGVNRDELTAVNINCKGYLAYGQNESGSYENDLWEYTPDTVAANCCVTAPPPPPPPPPPPPPADASAFTVPNVFTPNGDGVNDLFLMNEKNITYYSIEIYDRWGIKMYSGNDVTKGWDGKTNGKAASDGTYYYLIFATGIDGVKYDQHGFLTLVR